Proteins encoded within one genomic window of Triticum aestivum cultivar Chinese Spring chromosome 2D, IWGSC CS RefSeq v2.1, whole genome shotgun sequence:
- the LOC123054270 gene encoding protein argonaute 2 produces the protein MANRRGGGGSGGRDGARDSGDKRGGGGGRSRGRGGGRAAPPAGGRGPRDEVDETRGGGSAPVGDQNRGGGASRGLGQYRGGGGVDRDRGASSYARGGDRRAGGEDYGRVDNSYGRYQSPGGGGGDPSGSRGRGGRGSGSNGPRDPYHHGGEQGRGAGGGPYGGYQGRGGGDDYYPSRWHGGGRGYHPAPQEERRRDKYPQQYAATPSAKKIPSKEVASPSRPGVRKNGPIEEVEVKLWVNHFSIKFGESTVFHYGVKLAQVSPEASGGLELSMADQNFVNAQLLKMLQKSPHSLVASDGKGNLYSFAKLPEGLSLPVSVGSRAYNASVEFKDELPLRSDQHVPRNVLQALDVIVRQASSYEKIIIGQTLYSPHWLVLEGSNHVHVQALGGTKQTLKPTKQGLVLCVDYSVMDFCKPESRVLDLVEHLLKRFGRRNHLNVRSPPLEKEEWEYLKSQLRGLCITVSYQKKSSEEKRDAPTVRKYKVQNLTAENAEQITFKEFKVDKSWELVQYYRQQYGEDIQYKMLPCLVLSKRPDKPNYVPIELCRLHRCQKYPKDSSQEPRRPPPSDERKIMIERMVNDGLDGPCRGGNRGEQFKISLDTQMTEVTGRILLPPVLKLGDSKELSIRLANRQWNLQDHKIFEGQSLKCWGVLDFSGQETRFRDAFITKIVSKCNNLGITMSCEPSLVHKSAMLVLSDPDKLRSELSKAKEAAEEKGQKLQLLFCPMSELHPGYKTLKLICEIELGIQTQCLLTQLANKEGKGQDQYLSNLALKINSKLGGSNMQLSRELPMVTGTRFMFIGADVNHPPPGDTVSLSIAAVVASMDCPSASQYVPRIRAQRHRTEEIDNLGTMCKELIQVYMERNGGFKPDKIIYFRDGVSDEQFKMVLDKELVSMEKGICEDDYSPTITVVVAKKRHNTRLFPKDENELQTTNGNVLPGTVVDTVVVDGSHDDFFLCSHDGLHGTSRPTHYYMLKNGHGFQSVDLQKLVYSMCFVFARCTKPVSLTAPIKYADITAYRGRDYYDSRMASLQFQAQLQAVEFPELRVHPDLRDKMFFV, from the exons ATGGCtaaccgacgcggcggcggcggcagcggaggccgCGACGGAGCGAGAGATTCCGGTGACAagaggggcggcggaggcggcaggagccggggccgcggcggcggccgagcGGCTCCCCCCGCCGGCGGGAGAGGCCCCCGCGATGAGGTCGACGAGACCCGCGGAGGCGGCTCGGCTCCCGTCGGAGACCAGAACCGCGGAGGAGGCGCCTCTCGCGGCCTAGGCCAGtaccgcggcggaggcggcgtggacCGCGACCGAGGTGCCAGCTCTTACGCGCGAGGCGGGGACCGCCGCGCGGGCGGCGAGGACTACGGCAGGGTCGACAACTCTTACGGAAGATACCAGAGCCCCGGTGGAGGCGGCGGGGATCCAAGCGGAAGCCGAGGAAGAGGAGGGCGTGGTTCGGGAAGTAATGGACCTCGGGACCCGTACCACCATGGGGGAGAGCAGggtcgcggcgcgggcggcgggcctTACGGAGGATACCAGGGCCGCGGCGGAGGGGATGACTACTATCCAAGCAGATGGCACGGAGGAGGGCGCGGGTACCACCCCGCGCCGCAAGAAGAGCGGCGTCGCGACAAGTACCCCCAGCAGTACGCCGCGACACCGTCGGCGAAGAAGATCCCCTCCAAGGAGGTGGCGAGCCCGTCGCGACCTGGTG TCAGAAAAAATGGTCCCATTGAAGAGGTAGAAGTCAAACTTTGGGTGAACCACTTTAGCATCAAGTTTGGGGAATCAACTGTCTTTCACTACGGTGTCAAGCTCGCCCAAGTTTCTCCAGAGGCATCAGGAGGCTTGGAGCTCTCCATGGCAGATCAGAATTTTGTAAATGCTCAACTCTTGAAGATGCTGCAGAAATCTCCACATTCATTAGTTGCTTCTGATGGCAAGGGCAAtctgtactcctttgccaaactgcCAGAAGGTTTATCCCTCCCTGTGTCAGTTGGGTCACGGGCCTACAATGCCTCAGTAGAGTTCAAGGACGAGCTGCCGTTACGCTCTGATCAGCATGTGCCTAGGAATGTCTTGCAGGCTCTTGATGTCATTGTGCGTCAGGCCTCCAGCTATGAAAAGATTATCATTGGTCAGACATTATATTCACCACACTGGTTAGTTCTTGAGGGCTCCAATCATGTTCATGTCCAAGCTCTAGGGGGAACCAAGCAGACCCTAAAACCCACCAAGCAAGGGCTAGTCTTATGTGTGGACTATTCAGTTATGGACTTCTGCAAACCTGAAAGCCGTGTTCTGGATCTTGTTGAGCACTTGCTGAAGCGCTTTGGCAGAAGGAACCACCTTAACGTCCGTAGTCCACCTCTAGAGAAGGAAGAGTGGGAATATTTGAAGAGTCAGCTCAGAGGCCTGTGTATTACCGTGAGTTACCAGAAGAAGTCCTCTGAAGAAAAAAGGGATGCACCGACAGTTCGGAAGTACAAGGTTCAAAACTTGACGGCTGAAAATGCTGAGCAGATAACCTTCAAGGAGTTCAAAGTAGATAAGAGTTGGGAGCTTGTTCAGTATTATCGTCAGCAGTACGGGGAGGATATTCAGTATAAGATGCTTCCATGCTTGGTTTTGAGCAAGAGACCGGACAAGCCAAACTATGTCCCGATTGAGCTTTGTAGGCTTCATAGATGTCAGAAGTATCCCAAGGATTCCAGCCAGGAACCGAGGAGGCCACCCCCATCAGATGAGCGGAAAATTATGATTGAGCGAATGGTTAATGATGGATTGGATGGGCCTTGCAG AGGAGGAAACAGAGGTGAGCAATTCAAGATTTCATTGGATACACAGATGACAGAAGTGACCGGCAGGATCCTTCTCCCCCCTGTGCTAAAACTGGGTGACTCTAAAGAATTGAGTATTCGTCTTGCTAACCGCCAGTGGAACCTCCAGGATCACAAAATATTTGAAGGCCAGTCTCTCAAGTGCTGGGGCGTGCTCGATTTCAGTGGACAGGAGACTCGTTTCAGGGATGCCTTTATTACAAAGATTGTCAGCAAGTGCAATAATCTCGGTATTACGATGTCCTGTGAGCCAAGCCTTGTGCACAAGTCAGCAATGTTGGTGCTATCTGATCCGGACAAACTACGTAGTGAGCTTAGCAAAGCGAAGGAGGCTGCGGAGGAGAAGGGGCAGAAGCTGCAGCTCCTCTTCTGCCCGATGTCTGAGCTGCACCCTGGGTACAAGACGCTGAAGCTGATCTGCGAGATAGAGCTGGGGATCCAGACCCAGTGTCTCTTGACCCAGCTGGCGAACAAAGAAGGCAAGGGCCAGGACCAGTACTTGTCCAACCTTGCCCTCAAGATCAACAGCAAGCTCGGAGGAAGCAACATGCAGCTATCTCGCGAGCTCCCAATGGTGACTGGCACACGCTTCATGTTCATCGGCGCGGACGTGAACCACCCGCCTCCAGGAGACACGGTGAGTCTGTCGATAGCAGCTGTTGTGGCGTCCATGGATTGCCCTAGCGCCAGCCAGTACGTGCCGAGAATCCGTGCCCAGAGGCACCGCACGGAGGAGATCGATAACCTCGGTACCATGTGTAAGGAGCTCATCCAAGTCTACATGGAAAGGAACGGCGGCTTCAAGCCAGACAAGATCATTTACTTCCGCGATGGCGTGAGCGACGAGCAGTTCAAGATGGTCCTTGACAAGGAGCTAGTGTCTATGGAGAAGGGTATCTGCGAGGACGACTACTCGCCAACGATCACAGTTGTCGTGGCCAAGAAGCGGCACAACACGCGGCTGTTCCCCAAGGACGAAAACGAGCTGCAGACAACGAATGGCAATGTGCTCCCTGGCACGGTCGTCGACACAGTCGTGGTCGACGGGTCGCACGATGACTTCTTCCTGTGCAGCCACGACGGGCTGCACGGGACGAGCCGGCCGACGCACTACTACATGCTGAAGAACGGGCACGGCTTCCAGTCCGTGGACCTGCAGAAGCTGGTGTACAGCATGTGCTTCGTGTTCGCGCGCTGCACCAAGCCAGTGTCGCTGACGGCGCCAATCAAGTACGCCGACATCACGGCCTACCGCGGCAGGGACTACTACGACAGCAGGATGGCGTCCCTGCAGTTCCAGGCGCAGCTCCAGGCCGTCGAGTTCCCGGAGCTGCGCGTGCACCCGGATCTCAGGGACAAGATGTTCTTCGTCTGA